The Papaver somniferum cultivar HN1 chromosome 6, ASM357369v1, whole genome shotgun sequence genome segment TTATTACAGGTTTTGTGATTTCTAGTATTACAGGAAAGGATTCAGGATGCTACTTAACTTGCTTTCATTCTTCCTTAAGGAGGATGAATAGATCATATGTGTTGCTGAATGCTCCATTATGCCGATTCTGAAGTTGTTATCAAGTGAAATTGATGATTTCTTAAATAGAAGATAACGCTGAAAGATGAACTATGCATGACATTTTTTGTTTATGTATCAATAGGTGCAAGCAGTACTATTGCTTTTGGGAGCTCGTCATGAACCTATTGCTGCGCCTAGTGTTGAAACTTCATTTTACCAGCACAACAAGGTGGATATGTGGTTATGTTTTTCTGTGTGAATTATGGTATGTATGTTTCTTCTTGATACTTGTTGTGACTGATTAATCTGCTTTTTATTTACAGGGTTCGGGTGATGATGCACAACAACACTCAAACATTTCAGGCAGAACTGCTTCAGTAGTTAGGTTTCAGAAGAAGCGGAAAGAGctatgttttgaaaagaaaactcgTTATAATTGTCGCAAAGAGGTGGCCAAGAGGTAATGGGGATTTAGGTATTGAAAATAAGGTGGAAGTTATTATGGCAAATTACATGGTTGTTTCCAATGACATTTGTTTCCTGGGTTTGCAAGTGGGACCCTTGATTAGGGTAGACCTAATTGGCCGTAGCATCGTTTTTTTTGAACTCTTTTCTTGCTATGAAGTCATGGCCTTCCTATCCATGATGTTCGGTAGGTGGTATTCGTTAGCTCTTCATGCTCATCTTATGATTCCTATTTCTTCCTTCTAACAGGATGCATCGAAAGAAAGGCCAGTTTGTATCATTACGAGAGAACCATAAGGAGGGCTCAGCGGCTGCCTCAGGGTGGGATAATATACAAAGCTTCCCTCAGAACAACAGAAATCCTCCTAAAATTGCGTGAGTTACTCTCAGAAGATTACACGGaatacctctttctcttttgaATTTTCATTGCCATAGGCTGGTGTTATGTTGAATTCTTTCATCTTGTTTCTTGATTTTCAATTAGTCGTTGCAAATGTCAACACTGTGGCGTTGATGAGACGTCAACTCCAGCAATGCGACGTGGGCCAGCTGGCCCAAGATCTTTGTGCAATGCTTGCGGATTAATGTGGGCAAGCAAGGTTGGTATAATTGTAGGAGTCAAATACAGTACATATCCTCTTCCTTGATGTAGTTGACGTGGAGATGTACTCCACCACTGTGCATCCTTATCTTTGTATAACCTTACCGAATCTGAAAATGATATTTGCTGGATACTTAGGGTACTCTGAGAGATCTCAGTAAAGGTCGAAAGAACCCGTCCTATGACAAAAACGAACAGGTATTGTGGAGAGTGTTGCACGTAGTACTTTAGCAGATTAGGGATGAACACGGCCATGTCTCTGATGTTCTTTTTGGATCTTGTTCAGAATTCTCTAGCTCAAACTGAAGTTTTAAGCATGGAGTCTGAGAGTGCTCCTTCTCATTCAGACGACCAGGTATGCTCTTCCAGGATAACTGGTTGCATGCGCTAATTTTTCATTGAAGAAGATATACTTTTGCACATGTATGCTAACTCTACGCAAGAGATAAATGAATGGGatccatatatatataatatataaatgGAAAGAGTTCTATAGGATCGTGCTGGATATTCCTGAATAAATGTGGGACCCAAAAGTTATTCAATTTCCACCTTTTCCTCATTAAGCTGTCTGTTCTTGGCCGTAAAAAAAACTTTCTGTAGCCACATGTGAATCTCTCATTTTAGATataataggccaaattgaaaaagtgaaagtatctgttttccagaaacggagggagtattatataCCAGATAAGGAGCTCTCTTATAAGTTTTGCATTTCCCAACCATTGGATAGTCATTAAATTTTGCATATATGGCTGAAGGTTTATCTACCAAACGCAAGCACCCCGTAAAAAATTCATGCATAATTATTAAACTAGAAGTGCCACCAGAGTTCTCTTACACAATGTATTGAATCTACAGGGAAGTCCAGAAAATTTGAAGCCTTCACCTTATAAGATTGCAAGTCCGGCTATTCCAGACAAAGAGGTATGGTATCATAGGAAGAGCTTCTATGCATCACATTTTTTAGTCTCAAGTTACTGTTCCGCCAATAGTGGTTGTAAAAATTTGCGCTTAAGGATCCCCATTGAGTCTTTAGAAGGTATATTGTGATTGTACTAGAACCAATTTTTTACCCTTAAATCATCGTCAACAGTTACTCAACCAGTTACTCAAATTTTCTTAAAAACCGGTTATGTTGGATTGCTTAACTTTGTCAATTTAACCTGCGGAGTTGGGATGTGCAGGAAACATCTGAAGATTGTACTCAGCATTTTCTTATTGGGTCGGAGAATCTTTCTGTAGATATCAATGAGGAGGTACGAGATTTATTGCTGTTAAAATTTATGTCTGAGACAGTAAAATCCGAATTGCTCATTGCACCTAGAAAATCAACATAGGTGGGTTATTTTATTAACCTAGTGAGTTTGATGTCCTAAATAGCTCTGATGTGTTAAGCTGGTAACAGAATTGGCTGGTGAACAAGAGTTATAACATGATCCTGGCAGGAACATGCATGTTTTTCTCTTGCCTTTTCTGGTTTATATTTACGTCCTCTGCATGCATGACATAAGAAATCTTAAAAAGAAGGTTTCTGTTGGGAAATCCTCAAAGGTCTATATGATTGCCTGGGTTACATATTGCTTAGGTGTTTTCTTAGTTATGCTTCTTGTAGATACTCAAAATTTTCAAGTTCTGCTATTATGTTGCCGAGACTTCGTAGTGTAGAGTAGACAACCTAATTCATGATTTTTACGGAATCTTAATACTATTGCAGAGGATTCCAGATTGCGGAATGGTAGCTCAAAGTTTATGGGGAGATTTAAGAGCTCTCTCATCTAATTTTTGGGACCTGCAGGGGACTCCCAATGATCTTTCTCGTCTTTCAGCCGTGGGAGTTGATTTACATTCTCATCTGAATGAGCAGGTGCAATAAACTTAAGTTTCCACTGTTGTGCACTGCTGATGAAGTTCAGATTAAGTTTGTTTAACCAAGCTGTTGTTTCATTTTAAATGTTATGTTTATACTGCTAATTATACACCTTTCTCTACACAGTTGGACGCCAATGGCTCCATTATCGCGAGCTATGGCCAGGGGCTGTGACGGCACTTCACAGTTGCCACGACAACAAACTTTGTAGATCCACCAGAGAAGGAGATAGAGAGACACTTCACTATGGTTACTGATGCTAGGATAGTGGATAGTGCCGTCCATAAACTTCGTCATCAGCTTCATTTGTGTGTCAGAGTTGCTGGGATGGCTAGAGGGAGAGGAGAGTGTTTTGCACCTCTTGATCTTTCTATAGAACATGAAATCCGCTTTGTAAGAGTTTTTTAAAAGTGGgaagtttttctctttttttgggTTATGGGTTTTGCATTTTCCGTTTAAAATGTGATTGGAATGATCCTTAGACGTGATGGTTCTTATGACCACGCGCCTGCAGGATAAATGAGGTTGCAAATGCAGCGGAGATGCCACATTAGCGACCTACTCATCAAACTGGCTCTGCCAGTttctgttggttaaacttcaacatagaagtcactaacaagttggttaggacaagattaggaaattgatgtaatcctaagggaattagaagtcatctagttctaagaaaaggaaagacatgtaataaggtaataggagtaggaaaaagaattcatagttctatatatatatgatcaccaaagttgtggttgatcatatgagcaagattagagcttgtgtttagttttgagagattttctaaacatcaataaagagagttgtctttatataagctaagtttcatcttgcagttgccattaattggtatcagagcttgtttctgagccatggaaaacgaaaccaccattgtgggtgcaaaacagttcacgccaccatcaatacaagttccaatcctcaacgccacaaactacacagtatgggccatgagaatgaaggtactgatgaaaatctacaaagtttgggaaacaattgatcctggtacattggacccagacaaaaacaatgttgccattggattactctttcaagcaataccagaatgtcttgttctacaagttggtgaacaggaaacttcaaagaaaatttgggatgcaataaaggcacataatctcggagctgatcgagttaaagaagcccgtctgcaaaccttaatgtctgaatttgaaagagtgaagatgaaagacactgatactattgatagctttgcaggaaagctatcagagatagcctcaaaagctgcgtcacttggacaatccattgatgaagataaactggtaaagaagtttctcaatagtttaccaagatccaagtatattcatatcatagcttctctcgaacaagtcttagatttaaagaagactagctatgaagatataattggaagattgaaagcatatgaagaaagaatccttgatgaagaaaacaatggagaaactcaaggaaaactcttgtacacaaactcttaccaacaaaactctgcgacaagaggaagaggtcgtggaagaggtggtagaggaaacaaaggccgaggaaggggaggaaggtttaactcacaagatagaacaacaagtcagaatgatcaaaaccaagggaaagaaaagaaggatagatcaaacattatttgttacagatgtgataaaccaggacacttctcctctgtatgccctgaaagaattcaaaagatggaagaaacaaacaagaatgaaacaagggaagcagatacaactcttttcatgcacgaagttgtattcttaaacgaagggaaactaataccaaagaactacgaatcaaaggatggagaagaaggaatctggtatttagataatggagccaacaatcacatgactggtaagagacactacttttctgaactcaatgagaatatcaaaggacaagtgaagtttggggatggatcttctgtagaaattgaagggaaaggatcaattctatttcggATCAAGACCGGaaaacagaagcttgtcacaaacatctacttcatcccaaacttacaaagcaacattctaagtttaggacaagctacagaagttgtaTGTGATGTTataatgcgacaagattatctaacagttcatgacccaagtggaagacttttagttagagtctcacgctcacagaatagactctacaagataagtctcatgattggaaggccattgtgtctgaatatgagactggaagatcaaaCATGGAAGTGgaacgcaaggttaggacacataagctttagaactttaaaggcaatgtctcaaaacaagatggttcgaggactaccacagataaatgatgaagcaaaaatctgtgaatcatgtttagttgggaaacaaactcgtcaaggtttcccaaaagcaacaacattcagagcctcaaagccattagagcttcttcatgctgatttatgtggtcttattacaccacaaacccttgcaaataacaaatacatatttgttattatagatgacttctaaagatatatgtggtctattcttatgaaagaaaagagtgaagcatttgacagattcaaagctttcagaaatctgatagaaaaagagttaaaagaggaggtcaaaatgcttggAACtaatagaggaggagagttcacttccgtaGAGTTCAACAaatctgtgagtcaaatggaatcaaaatgcaactcacaacaccatatacaccacaacaaaacggagtggtggagaggagaaacaagactctaatggagatgacaagaagttctttaaaggctatgcaggtacctaattatctatggggagaagttgtacgacactccacatacctaataaacatgatacctacgaaagctctgaaagacatgactccatatgaaagtttgcgaaagagaaaaccaaacatagatcatttaagagtgtttggttgcaaagcatacgcaaaagttgattctgcaactcttaagaaactggatgatcgatctcagactcttgtgaatctaggaattgagcctggatccaaagcttacagattattcaatccaacaacgaaaagagtaatagtgagtcgagatgtggtattcgatgaaaaagcaaactggaactggaaagaaactaatgatggaccaagtagggatccaggaatgtttcacatgagatggggtcaagtaattgatgaaggcgaaggacccataatcatcaataccaatggaaacaatgatgttaatcaagaagaagaagagaataatgaaaacactgagaataacgaagaagtagaagaagaagaagaagagatcgatgaaataactcaacccattccactgcgaaaatcaacaagacagataaaagccacagtatctggaggattatgttcttcaagctgcagaagaatgtgagattatgctactttctgttaatgatgaaccaaggaattttcaggaagcaaaggtctcgactaaatggacacaagcatgtagagaagaaattatttcaatcaacagaaacaagacttggtttctagttgataagccaggggggtaaaagtgattggtcttaagtggatcttcaaaaaaaaaaattgatggtattaacaaatataaggcaagacttgtagctaagggatacgttcaagaatcaggcatagactttgatgaagttttcgcaccagttgctagactagagacaattcgtctcttaatagcagaagcagcatcaaactcatgggaaattcaccacttagacgttaagacacattcttacatggtgaattgcgagaagatgtgtatgttgaacaaccagaaggttttgaagtaaaaggacaagagcataaggtttataagttatcaaaagctctatatggtctaagacaagctcctcgagcctggaatacaaagttagatcaaattaagagatcagatttgttaagtgctctaaagaaacatcagtatacagaagagaagaaaagggaacgcttcttgtgattgcagtctatgtagatgatctatttttgactggcaactcccttaaggtgatcaatgagttcaagagagaaatgtcatcaaagtttgagatgtcagacctcggaaaactcacttattaccttggcatagaagtccatcaaggagtagatgggattcagattaaacaagaagcttatgcaaggagaattctgaaagaagcaggacttgaaacttgtaatccaactaagataccaatggagtttggacttaaagtttcaaaggcacaagaagaagctgagattgatccaacgagttatagaagaaatgttggatgccttagatacttacacacaagaccagacttggctttctctgtgggagtagcaagccgttatatgcagagtccacgcaagtctcatggtgatgtaataaagcagatattgagatatctaagaggaacaatcagctatggattgaagtatggtcgaggaggatcaaaaggaattgttgggtatagtgacagaagtcataatattgaccaagatgatggaaaaagtacaactggtcatttattttatctaggagaagcacctattacatgtgttcacagaagcaagacactgtagccctctcatcctgtgaagctgagtttatggctgcaacagaagctaaacaatcaatatggcttcaagaactgttgggtgaaatcaaaggaagagaacctgaaaaagttctcatcaagattgataataagtctgcaattgcactcactaaaaatccagtgtttcatgggaagacgaaacacattcacaaaaggtatcatttcatacgagaatgtatcgagaaggagatcatcaacgttgaacacataccaggaactgagcagaaagcagatatattgacaaaggcattagctcggatcaagtttgaagaaatgagacaactgattggagtacaagatatgtcacgggtaaggttgaagcttaacggggagaatgttggttaaacttcaacatagaagtcactaacaagttggttaggacaagattaggaaattgatgtaatcctaaggtaattagaagtcatctagttctaagaaaaggaaagacatgtaataaggtaataggattaggaaaaggaattcatagttctatatatatatgatcaccaaagttgtggttgatcatatgagcaagattagagcttgtgtttagttttgagagatttttctaaacatcaataaagagagttgtctttatataagctaagtttcatcttgcagttgccattagttTCTGTTAGCGGATCGTCGTCATCAACTTTGTATTGCTGAATTCTGTCAGGGACCACCTCCTAGTTTATCCTGAGAAACTTGGTAGGAACATTTTCCTGAAGAGAAAGCATAAGAAAGAGGAATAACGCCAATTCAGTTTCAACTAAGTTGACAGCTGAAAACAAGAAACTGCAACTAAGCTCCAACGTTAGATAATGTGCTATGGTCCTACACTACTGAGTACTAACAAAATATCTTCCATAATGGTTGCTGGAGCTTAGGAAGCAGGATCAACCCTGAAACTCATATTAAATTGGTTTTAGTTTAATCCCGTTCCTACTTCCTAGAAAAGAACGTAGTCTTTGTTTTTAGCTAATTTGAATTTGCACTGCGGCCAAATATGGATGGGCGACGCAAAACAATAACGAAACAACTGGGACAGGGAGAGAGATCACTGAGCCTTCCTTTAACAACTGTTGATCCATTTCCTTATGTGCTGAGCACTACAAAATACAAATGGTGCATAGCGAAAATGAGTGGAGTTCATTTCCCGCTCCACACTGCAACAGTTTTCTAGGTTTCTAATTTTTCTATGATTGGCACTGTGCCTGCTGTGTAACAAATTTGTAATATTGTATTCACCTAAAATTACCATGATATGGCTATTTTACAGTTGGGGAGATATTTTTCTTGCTGGTCTGCATATTTTTGTTTCACCCAAAAGTGACAACACTGTTGCAGAAATATGTCTGGAAGAAAGTCCTGCTTCCTCTAACTGATCTTGAGGTGATCCATGATCAATATATCTGTCAGGAAGAACCATTGCTCTTAACTGCAGAAGAAAAAACAAATTAGTATTAGAATCCGAATTTAACATAGTAATACTGAAGTCAAGTACTATTTCTAAGTGGGAGACTAACCTTTAGAGATCCATCTAGTAGACCATTTAAACTTAGAAAGTGAGTTACATGTGAGCCAAAGCCTCCAATACAACCTTCTTCTACTGTAATTAGGATCTCATGCTCATTAGCTAATGATCTAATGAGCTCTGTGTCCAATGGTTTGCAGAACCGGGCATCAGCTACAGTCGCATAAACATCTCGGGATTTGAGCATATCTGCAGCTTCAACACATTGTTGAACTACTGAACCAAATCCTAGAATGGCCACTTTGCTGCCTTCCATTAGAATTCTCCCCTTCCCAATCTGTTCAAACATGGAACATATCAAAATTAGCTTCAATAAGTCTGGTTATCATGCCCAAAAATTTGTAAGCACTATAGGCAGATAAGGTACCAACCTCAAGTGGAGTACCCTTGTTATTAGGGAGACCAGCTGCTCCAATTCCATTACCCCTTGGGAACCTGAAGCAACTCGGCCTATCATCAATGGCTGCTGCTGTGGCAACCATGTGCATCAGTTCAGCTTCATCAGATGGAGCCATGACCACCATATTGGGCAAACAAGCCATGTATGTGATATCAAATGCACCACAATGAGTAGGACCATCAGCCCCAACTAAACCCGCTCTGTCCAGTGCAAAACGAACTGGTAGTTTCTGAAGATCGACGTCGTGTACCACCTTTACAAGAATCCATTATACTAGTCAGTATCGAATTTGAACATATAAAGAACTCGATTTAAATAAATGAAATTGTATAGTCTATCTCACCTGGTCAAAGCCTCGTTGTAGGAATGTCGAGTATATCGCACAGAATGGCTTGAGACCCTCTGTGGCTAGACCAGCTGCAAATGTCACAGCATGTTGCTCAGCAATTCCCACGTCGAAACAACGATCAGGAAATCTCTTCTGAAAGTAGTTAAGGCCAGTTCCACCACCCATAGCAGCATGAATGGCTACAATCTTGTTATCTACTTCTGCTTCTTTTATAAGTGATTCTGCAAAGTATTGGGTGTAACTAAGGCTAGCTGACTTTGTCTTGAACTGCTTTCCTGTTCTTGTATCAAATTTTACAACCCCTGAAAGAAAGAAACTGGAACTTGTTGAATACTTTCTAACACATTTACCAATATGTTTATGTGAAACTTATTGCCTATTTTGAAGTCTCACCATGCATTTTATCAGCAGCAGTTTCTGCCGGGGGATATCCCTTTCCTTTTTCCGTCAAGATGTGTATCAAAACAGGCCCAGGTGTTGGCATGGATTTTACATTTTCAAAAATTGTAACCAAGTCTTC includes the following:
- the LOC113289417 gene encoding probable 1-deoxy-D-xylulose-5-phosphate synthase 2, chloroplastic yields the protein MSVSGFLLTKPSHISTTTTNSFILSPFPKLTSTRKYLLNVKASSSPSPINNPNGGSDEAKFMTRKEIERNWSIDFNGEKPTTPLLDTINYPIHMKNLSTQDLEQLSAELRAEVVHSVSQTGGHLSSSLGVVELTVALHHVFNTPEDKIIWDVGHQAYPHKILTGRRSRMHTLRQTSGLAPFPKREESIHDAFGVGHSSTSISAGLGMAVARDLLGKINHVISVIGDGAITAGQAYEAMNNSGYLDANLIVVLNDNSQVSLPTATLDGPAKPVGALSSTLAKVQASKKFRKLREAAKSITKSIGGQTHGVASKVDEYARGMLSDSKLSLFEELGLYYIGPVDGHNVEDLVTIFENVKSMPTPGPVLIHILTEKGKGYPPAETAADKMHGVVKFDTRTGKQFKTKSASLSYTQYFAESLIKEAEVDNKIVAIHAAMGGGTGLNYFQKRFPDRCFDVGIAEQHAVTFAAGLATEGLKPFCAIYSTFLQRGFDQVVHDVDLQKLPVRFALDRAGLVGADGPTHCGAFDITYMACLPNMVVMAPSDEAELMHMVATAAAIDDRPSCFRFPRGNGIGAAGLPNNKGTPLEIGKGRILMEGSKVAILGFGSVVQQCVEAADMLKSRDVYATVADARFCKPLDTELIRSLANEHEILITVEEGCIGGFGSHVTHFLSLNGLLDGSLKLRAMVLPDRYIDHGSPQDQLEEAGLSSRHISATVLSLLGETKICRPARKISPQL
- the LOC113289415 gene encoding GATA transcription factor 28-like isoform X2, whose amino-acid sequence is MNPKLFQSFPFEDEFENEVKSPFEIGNDDDDDDDYEEEENEEGYEDDDESTDDDYEEENTQVNSRRKVESSTTTDTNNDATVPLVSRHSELTISFEGELYVFHSVTYQKVQAVLLLLGARHEPIAAPSVETSFYQHNKGSGDDAQQHSNISGRTASVVRFQKKRKELCFEKKTRYNCRKEVAKRMHRKKGQFVSLRENHKEGSAAASGWDNIQSFPQNNRNPPKIARCKCQHCGVDETSTPAMRRGPAGPRSLCNACGLMWASKGTLRDLSKGRKNPSYDKNEQNSLAQTEVLSMESESAPSHSDDQGSPENLKPSPYKIASPAIPDKERIPDCGMVAQSLWGDLRALSSNFWDLQGTPNDLSRLSAVGVDLHSHLNEQLDANGSIIASYGQGL
- the LOC113289415 gene encoding GATA transcription factor 28-like isoform X1; the protein is MNPKLFQSFPFEDEFENEVKSPFEIGNDDDDDDDYEEEENEEGYEDDDESTDDDYEEENTQVNSRRKVESSTTTDTNNDATVPLVSRHSELTISFEGELYVFHSVTYQKVQAVLLLLGARHEPIAAPSVETSFYQHNKGSGDDAQQHSNISGRTASVVRFQKKRKELCFEKKTRYNCRKEVAKRMHRKKGQFVSLRENHKEGSAAASGWDNIQSFPQNNRNPPKIARCKCQHCGVDETSTPAMRRGPAGPRSLCNACGLMWASKGTLRDLSKGRKNPSYDKNEQNSLAQTEVLSMESESAPSHSDDQGSPENLKPSPYKIASPAIPDKEETSEDCTQHFLIGSENLSVDINEERIPDCGMVAQSLWGDLRALSSNFWDLQGTPNDLSRLSAVGVDLHSHLNEQLDANGSIIASYGQGL